AATTGAGATAAGTGGACTGACATGAACAATAGTTTTCCTCTGCAAATGCTTTGCATGTGAAGAATATTAAAAATGGAACTGAGTATTGGGATGGGGGTGGAGATATAAGATGGGTCACCTAGGTTGGGAGGGTGATGCCTCAGTTACCctgtaaattgaaaaacttAAAGTGTATTTGTCTTTATAAAAGGATATATTTTTTAGGTGGTCTGCACTGGCCATTGTAACAGGGTTGTCAGTTAACCATCAAAGGGAATATGAATGACAACCTACACATGTATCTAGGATTACAGTTACTTATAATATTTGTGCTTCAATAATCATTACCTAGTTGTCTGAGTTTCAtgacaattttaagcaagttCAGTTTGCAGGATGTTCCATTCCACAATGTACCATAATGGTAAAGCTCAGTGTACCATTTAGTACCTAACAGGTGTAAAATGTGTGAAGTACCATGTCTTCTTTCTCCAAAAGAACGACTGACATGTTTCTCATGAAACAAAATTCCATTGTTTAATTCCCCTTAAGATACCCACCTGCAAGGAATCataatgattttattaaaaacatgcTGGCCGGCATTTTAAACTTGTCAACATGGAATACAACTACATGTGAGATGATTCCTTGCAGACCTGTCTCAGGCATTATGGGTTATCACATAGCCATAAGTAGTCCTTGTAACTATTCATTGAGAACTATGGCTAGCAAGCAAGCTTTCAAGAAATTCAAGTGCCCCCTGGAATATATCTATAGGAAAAGCACTTGAATGCTCAAGTGGATTAATCTCGTTTGTTAGCCTAGAGATAATGACATCTGGTAAATTTAAATCTACTTCGTTGACTTCTACAGTGGACAGGCCATCATCTGGCGGTGGTGGTGCATCGGGGTCAAAGCCATACCATTCATAATCATCACCACTGACGTTAGCATTACTTCTAACATCAGCCACTGCAGTAAGCCTTCCGTTGACTCTGTCTATCATCCCATTGGACCAGATTTGTTCTGGACTCCAATTTCTTTCAGTTCTTATAGGATGCTTGTTCCAGGCCTCGACAAAACTGTCAATTGCAGCGTTAATTCTGGGCAAGTAAACATAGTGTAGAACAAATAAATGTAGGGGGTTGGTGATATCAAGCAAACCTGATTCCTCCATGGATTTGAAAGTGTAGTAAAACACATTACCGAAACATCGAAACACATCTCGCCATAAACGCTCTATTCTCTGGTTACGTGTAGAAGATCCAATAAGTGCGGATCCACGATCTTGGCCTCGAAAAGCAATCATGCGATCCCATACCAACACGTTTTCTCCTCCATGGTCAGTTCGTACCCTGGAGGGCCACGAATACTTCTCAACACTCTGTAGAAAAAGACCTTCAACGGTCtcttttctgttgtttgtaGAACACTTTAAAAAACATATTACACGAGAATAGCCATCTATACAACCATGGATAACAAAACCCCACGTAATCAAACTGTGATGGCCGTCAATGTGCCATAAACTGTTGGGGCCAGGCACTGAATAGGCTCTCCTTGATACCACTGTTGCCCATCTCAAACGGCAGTTGATCGGATCAACTCGCGAAATACTGGCTCGAATACGTTCTCTTTGAACATTGATACCCATACTTCTCAAGTGTCCACGAACCATTGAATAACCTACTAGGCTTCCTTGTACATTCATGAAAGCTCCCACAATATCATCAAGATCCGTATTTCCGATATTTGTAAAGCCAGTTTCCTCAGTGATACCGAGCTCTCGTACCCGTCGCCACAGGGTCCAACGCGAAACGAGAAGAAGTTCTGCGATGTCTTTCCACTTAAATCCCAAAGCTCTGAAATGTAGCAAAGTCTCCTCATCGATCTCGTACTTTGGTCTCCCTGGTCCTCCTTTTACAGTAAGTTCTGGTGGACTTAACAGATATACTGCTAAGTGAGTACAGTTTGGAGTATTCCTTAGCCCCCGTTCTGTCAATTTTCGGCACCAACTGTGGAACAAAACCCTTAAATTTCCAGCAGCCTCAGTCAACTCTCCTTTGCACTCGTTTACAATGGGTAAtatgttttccacaaatttcgCTGCTGATTCTAAGCGATTGATCACGCACTCTATCAATGGTCGGGAAATACTGTTTTGTTCCTCTTCACAAACGTTTAACAAGCTTATGACATCCTCAAAGCAGTGCAATAATGAATCTTCGTCCAGTGTTCCTGCCACCATTTTGATTTTTGGCGCTAAACGAAAGATCCAGTTCCAGTCCATAATCTTCCTTTTGAGGCGGGAAGGGAATGGGGTAGTTCGGGTGGTGGGACGgggaattttgttgaatgaCGATATTTTGAATGTCCGGGAACTTTGTTGTTGAATGAAATTATTTctggttgaagttgaataattatttttgttgaatgaaaataattcgGGCTGAAGTTGaacaaacatttttgttgaatgagaatAATTttggttgaagttgaataactatttttgttgaatgaaaacaatgtgggttgaagttgaataattatttttgttgaatgaaaataatttgggttgaagttgaaagaaaatgcatattgttgaatataaatataaaatgttGAATATAAATATATCTCGTTGAACATAAATATAAGTTGTTGAATATGAATGTACAAGTTGttgaattttgcaacatttgGCTAACCATACTCGGGAATATCGCGCCAAACTTGTTTTACCCTCGAAGGAACGaagagtctgggaacgagattgcacaTTCTGTTCACACAGATCGTTTAAACAAGCTTGTCACATGACACCATAGCAAACTTGAGACGAATTCTTCTTGTTTAAAGCGACATTTTCCAATCAAAAAACCGTACGCATTAAAGGGAAAATCTTACCTTGACttctttgctctgaaaaccaCGCCAACAGTCGTTGATCGAGGTCATCGAGCTCGGGATACGCTCCCCGATGAGCTCCCCGTTGAACAGATTTGCCTGATCTTTCCTCCAGCGACGGAACCATCGAAACGCTGAGGTAGGTATTTTCTACAGCTTCTGCTTCGGCGACTATTAAGTTTAAAGGCGAGGTTGTAAGGTTTCCAGTCGAATAACTTAATATAAAACGCTTCGCTTGTACGAAGACATGTTTCCAGTGAGGTCAGTAATTGTTTAATACCGGTAATATTCGTCACGTCACGATCACGTCGCTTGTTTGTTCCTAATCCTTCGTGTTCATTTTATTGCTTTGAGTATAATGTTTCAGTCAATGTCTATTTGTATTTTACACTGGGTTGCCCGTGGTACGTGttgcacaaaaacagaaggcactgaattgggtgggttccagttaattttttcaagtggggggtcgttaattaagaccatttgagggtcacccacatgtcgtgccagcagaggccctttggctcacacgttcacacctttaattattttataatatcctgtcccattttaaagtttttagtttcttaagctttggtaataaattcagtttaaagataacaaaacactttcttgagtaaaattcactcgtttgttctcagataaaggaaaaaataacatagtttttatatacagctctgaatcgaattttgttgtaatatttagctgaatatttaaatttcatctgtcgggtcaggaagccttctttgtcgggctCTTGAGGAcatatctattttgacttcagggtgaactatttacacaatcgcgaggttgagcggccatgtaattgaaaacctgaacatccatgagatacaaaaatAGACTTgtgaattatcgcaaatcacaatgctgacaagcacaaaagcagaagaaatggttaataaatatgaagtttgttactatcggaatgtttttgggttggagtaaagggatatattgtc
The genomic region above belongs to Montipora capricornis isolate CH-2021 chromosome 8, ASM3666992v2, whole genome shotgun sequence and contains:
- the LOC138059545 gene encoding uncharacterized protein gives rise to the protein MVAGTLDEDSLLHCFEDVISLLNVCEEEQNSISRPLIECVINRLESAAKFVENILPIVNECKGELTEAAGNLRVLFHSWCRKLTERGLRNTPNCTHLAVYLLSPPELTVKGGPGRPKYEIDEETLLHFRALGFKWKDIAELLLVSRWTLWRRVRELGITEETGFTNIGNTDLDDIVGAFMNVQGSLVGYSMVRGHLRSMGINVQRERIRASISRVDPINCRLRWATVVSRRAYSVPGPNSLWHIDGHHSLITWGFVIHGCIDGYSRVICFLKCSTNNRKETVEGLFLQSVEKYSWPSRVRTDHGGENVLVWDRMIAFRGQDRGSALIGSSTRNQRIERLWRDVFRCFGNVFYYTFKSMEESGLLDITNPLHLFVLHYVYLPRINAAIDSFVEAWNKHPIRTERNWSPEQIWSNGMIDRVNGRLTAVADVRSNANVSGDDYEWYGFDPDAPPPPDDGLSTVEVNEVDLNLPDVIISRLTNEINPLEHSSAFPIDIFQGALEFLESLLASHSSQ